One Etheostoma cragini isolate CJK2018 chromosome 6, CSU_Ecrag_1.0, whole genome shotgun sequence DNA window includes the following coding sequences:
- the LOC117946786 gene encoding cholecystokinin-like produces MNVGICVCVLLAALSSGSLSLPSQFMRAEGEAPVSDSLLPLPSPHHTRQARSAPAPPSGHLGYQPQEDGDARNSLSQLLARLLSSKSSPYHTRSSVSSRASGLAPGHRIKDRDYLGWMDFGRRSAEEYEYTS; encoded by the exons aTGAATGtaggcatctgtgtgtgtgttctcctggCTGCTTTGTCCAGTGGTTCCCTGAGTTTGCCCTCACAGTTCATG AGAGCTGAGGGTGAGGCTCCAGTGTCAGACAGTCTGCTGCCTCTCCCCTCACCCCACCACACACGGCAGGCCCGCTCGGCTCCAGCGCCCCCCTCGGGGCACCTAGGGTACCAGCCCCAGGAGGACGGAGACGCTCGGAACAGCCTGAGCCAGCTGCTGGCCAGACTCCTCTCCAGTAAAA GCTCTCCGTACCACACCAGGTCCTCCGTCAGCAGCAGAGCCAGCGGTCTGGCCCCCGGACACAGAATAAAGGACAGAGATTACCTCGGCTGGATGGACTTTGGTCGACGCAGCGCAGAGGAGTATGAATACACCTCCTAA